The Ornithinimicrobium faecis region GGCTCGCCGCATCCTGCCCGTCACCATCATCCTGGGCACCATGATTCTGGGCACCATCCTGCGTGGAACCGGTCACGACGGGTCCAGCTCGGCGAGGACATCGTCAACAACCTCTGCCGGGGTCCGCCCTGCGGTGTCGACGCGGTGCGAGCCCACGGCCTCGTAGACGGGCCGACGCGCCTTCATCATCCGGGTCCAGGACGCGCGGGGGTTGACCGCCAACAGTGGTCGCGAGCCATCAAACCCGACCCGCTTCGAGGCGTCGGCAATGCTTACATCGAGGAAGACCACGCGGTGTCCGGACAGGGCGGCCTGCACGTCCGCGTCGAGCACGGCTCCTCCGCCGAGTGCCAGCACGCCACCGCCCTCCTGGAGTGCCGCGAGCACGGTCTCCCGCTCGATCACCCGGAAGGCAGCCTCCCCGTCATCGACAAAGATGTCGGAGATCGAGCGCCCCTGGGCCTGCACGATGAGGTCGTCGGTGTCCCGGAACCCGGTGCCCAGTCGGTCGGCGAGCAGCGCCCCGACCGTCGATTTGCCGGCCCCAGGGGGCCCGATAAGCACCGCGTGGGGCGCCTGTGTGCTCACGAGTCGCTCTCCTGGGCGTGGCTCTCCTGCGCATCGCCCTCCTGGGCGTGGCTCTCCTGGGCCTGGAGGTCATCCACCACGGAGGCCTGGCCACCCATCAGGCGGGGAATCGCGGCGAGGTAGGACTCGACGTTGCGGCGCACCTCGGCCACTGAGTCACCGCCGAACTTCTCCAGCACGGCGTCCGCGAGCACGAGGGCGACCATCGCCTCGGCCACCACCCCGGCTGCCGGGACGGCACACACATC contains the following coding sequences:
- a CDS encoding shikimate kinase, which translates into the protein MSTQAPHAVLIGPPGAGKSTVGALLADRLGTGFRDTDDLIVQAQGRSISDIFVDDGEAAFRVIERETVLAALQEGGGVLALGGGAVLDADVQAALSGHRVVFLDVSIADASKRVGFDGSRPLLAVNPRASWTRMMKARRPVYEAVGSHRVDTAGRTPAEVVDDVLAELDPS